A genomic window from Halorubrum lacusprofundi ATCC 49239 includes:
- a CDS encoding DUF6663 family protein, translating to MEPTTSGRFRVHDRRPRPDIDGTGPADPPEEFVLVDYPEAPIDPTAPDAGDRFDPLYAAAEGYDGDMADRVASLEPGFVVDATLAWTDGSARFADVEVVRESRFRFADDVDGMFEAAVDAWDQIRSAGEAVGSITTRSNDGEPNGALYLFADAPGSDAFADLRSGRLPIEPLVARVNESREDDGPREVFVLRPAAHDFVAVYVVFDREGVLAQTVRDTYDLGPGLAAGLDGGALDAAKAGSDGAEDGADERDDGKDGFDALDRL from the coding sequence ATGGAACCGACGACGAGCGGCCGCTTCCGCGTCCACGACCGCCGCCCGCGTCCCGACATCGACGGGACCGGTCCGGCCGATCCTCCCGAGGAGTTTGTCCTCGTCGACTACCCGGAAGCGCCGATCGACCCGACCGCTCCCGACGCCGGGGACCGGTTCGACCCGCTCTACGCCGCCGCCGAGGGGTACGATGGAGACATGGCTGACCGCGTGGCGTCGCTGGAGCCGGGATTCGTCGTCGACGCGACGCTGGCGTGGACCGACGGCTCGGCCCGCTTCGCCGATGTCGAGGTCGTCCGCGAGAGCAGATTCCGGTTCGCGGACGACGTGGACGGGATGTTCGAGGCGGCCGTCGACGCGTGGGACCAGATCCGTTCCGCGGGAGAGGCGGTCGGCTCGATCACGACCCGGTCGAACGACGGCGAGCCGAACGGGGCGCTATACCTGTTCGCGGACGCGCCGGGAAGCGACGCGTTCGCCGACCTCCGGTCGGGTCGGCTCCCGATCGAACCGCTCGTCGCACGCGTCAACGAGTCGCGTGAGGACGACGGCCCTCGCGAGGTGTTCGTCCTCCGTCCCGCCGCGCACGACTTCGTCGCCGTCTATGTCGTCTTCGACCGAGAGGGCGTGTTGGCCCAGACGGTGCGCGACACCTACGACCTCGGTCCCGGGCTCGCCGCCGGCCTCGACGGCGGTGCGCTCGACGCGGCCAAGGCGGGATCGGACGGCGCCGAGGACGGCGCGGACGAGAGAGATGACGGCAAGGACGGCTTCGACGCGCTCGATCGGCTGTAG